The genomic segment CAGTAGCTCCTGAGGCATCGAGTATGCGTACATTTGCCCCTTCTCGTCCAAACATCCGTTTCTCAACTTGTTGGATACCTTTAAGCGGTGTGAACGATGTTTTAAGCAGATACGGTGAATCTGGGAAGAGATCGCACAATATTTTCATCATCCCTTTGGATTGGAAGAGGAGGGTATAGGCTGGGTTAAGGATAATCGCTTTTTGATTTTCCATAATAGTGCTAAGCTGAGTAGCAAGTTCAGGCTCTTCGATAGCGATATCTTCCCATGGGTAAAGTTTAAACCAATATTCATACAGCTCTTCGGCACTGTCATAAATACCCTCATCATCAAACTTAACGCCGCCAAGAGGTTCAAATCCAGTCATAAAACCGGCATCGATTGCCATTTGTTGTAAAAGTCGAATCGTTTGTTCTTCTTCAATATTGCCGCTCATAGAGCTAAAGAGAATTTTCCATCCGTCATAATGTTTTTCAAACTCACTTGGGTCATCAAAAAGGGTGATGAGACGGCGAAAATTGTCACTAATGGCTTCATAGATGTTGTTAAATTGACGCTCTTCATCCATGCCATTATGTTTTAAAAGAGCCCATTGGAGTATCGCCGTTTCAAAGAGGGCGGTGGGGGTATCGGCATTGAACTCAATGAGTTTAATCGGTTTTCCATCCACTCCTCCTGCAAGGTCAAAACGTCCGTAAAGATGCCAATGGACATCGTTTTCCCAACTTTTTTTGATTGGTTCGATGAGGTTAAATGGGATACCTAAATCAAAAAAGAGGTTATTATCGATAACGTGTTGAGCGCACGTGGTATACATATCATAGAGCTCATTGACTGCTTCATAATAAGCTTCTGCCTCTGAATCACTAAGGACAACTAGTTCATTGGCAACATATTTACTTTGATCGCTGTCTGTGTGCCAAGCAAATCCGATTTCTTCTAACGTTGAATCACTAATAGGTGAGATTGTTTCTAATGCTATCATGGTTATCCTCCAAAAAATCCGCCGCCACTTGTGCTCTTAGAAGAAGAGCCGCCAAAGAAGCTTTTTTTCGGCGAGGTTGAAGAGGGGCTACTGTTCATACCGCTTGCGGAACGATGATACGCAGAGCGGTTGGACATATCTTGATGTCTTTGAACATTTTTGTTGTTCATAAGAGCATTTCCAATCATATTACCGAGTAATGCCCCTCCTGCCGCTGCAAGGATAGTACCACCCAATCCCATCCCCTCGCTGTGTGGTTCTCCGTTGAGTTCGGATTTGCCCGATTGCATTTTTTTATACTCTTCATCAGCTAAAGATTTCATTTCAGCTTCAGTCATCACACGTTCATGTATAGTCCCATTTTCATCTTTAGAACGGATAATTGCATGGCTAGGACCCGTTGTTGGCATCTCTTCGACAATAACATATTTTCCGTTTGAAAGTTGTTCGGCTACAATAAATTTATTTTGACTTTCTTGAGCATTTTGGTTCTCTTCTGAATTACTTTGACATCCGCTAAGGGCACTGAGAACTGCAAGTCCGGTTGCTCCAAGCATGATATGTTTTGCGCTAAGTATATGTTTCATAATAGTTCCTATCGTAGTTGTTGAGATTGTGTTGCGCTAAGGCGAATAATCGTAGAAGGCTCACATTGAGTTAAACCACGTGAATCTTCAATAATTATATCACTATGTTCATAACAAAAATGAGGGTCATATATTTT from the Sulfuricurvum sp. genome contains:
- a CDS encoding glutathionylspermidine synthase family protein encodes the protein MIALETISPISDSTLEEIGFAWHTDSDQSKYVANELVVLSDSEAEAYYEAVNELYDMYTTCAQHVIDNNLFFDLGIPFNLIEPIKKSWENDVHWHLYGRFDLAGGVDGKPIKLIEFNADTPTALFETAILQWALLKHNGMDEERQFNNIYEAISDNFRRLITLFDDPSEFEKHYDGWKILFSSMSGNIEEEQTIRLLQQMAIDAGFMTGFEPLGGVKFDDEGIYDSAEELYEYWFKLYPWEDIAIEEPELATQLSTIMENQKAIILNPAYTLLFQSKGMMKILCDLFPDSPYLLKTSFTPLKGIQQVEKRMFGREGANVRILDASGATVEANDGPYGNFKPIYQEYVEFMKDIHGNSYQAGVFFAYEACGLGFRRGGKILGNMSKFVGHVLR